The sequence TTCCGTTTATTACGTAGACATTCAAAAAGTTGTTGAAAATTCCAATAAGTGGAAAGAAGTTGAAAACATTATAAATTCCCAGATTAGGGAAGCAAGAGAAAAACTCCAAAAACTTGACAGTGAAATAAGATCTCTTCAGAGTGAACTAAAAAGTCCTATCCTCAGTCAAAAGGCTAAGGAAGAGAAAGAAAAAGAATTACAGCAGAAACTTAGAGAACGTGAGAGGTATATTCAGCAAATTAACTTGAAGATACAAAAGATGGGAAATGCACGTTCATTGGAAATAATAAGTGAAGTAGTCAGGGTTATAGATGAATACAGGAAGGAACATAATATACCTTTAATAATCGACAAAAGAGCTGTTATTTCTGGTAATCCAAAGTATGATTTAACAGAAACTATTACAAAAATTTACAATGGAAAGGTTGAAAAATGAAACTTAAAGAGTTGGCTTCCGTTTTAGGTTGTGAACTCATTGGGGACGGTGAATTAGAGATCACAGGA comes from Desulfurobacteriaceae bacterium and encodes:
- a CDS encoding OmpH family outer membrane protein, which translates into the protein MRKLLLAGLILAASMGIPKVSKAEAISQTKAISVYYVDIQKVVENSNKWKEVENIINSQIREAREKLQKLDSEIRSLQSELKSPILSQKAKEEKEKELQQKLRERERYIQQINLKIQKMGNARSLEIISEVVRVIDEYRKEHNIPLIIDKRAVISGNPKYDLTETITKIYNGKVEK